A single window of Pseudarthrobacter defluvii DNA harbors:
- a CDS encoding LuxR family transcriptional regulator, with amino-acid sequence MRTFVRTALLALLLLAAPALPATAAAPVSAVAAASPAQVASGSSGGAWAAVASPTPSPGDTASTGPANPGTGESAQNENTRLNYTPWVIAGVAVLVVIAIVVFRRRRNTTIVG; translated from the coding sequence ATGCGAACCTTCGTCCGAACCGCCCTTCTGGCCCTGCTGCTCCTGGCTGCCCCGGCCCTTCCGGCCACCGCAGCGGCACCCGTGTCGGCAGTCGCAGCAGCAAGCCCGGCGCAGGTGGCCTCGGGATCCTCAGGAGGGGCGTGGGCGGCGGTGGCTTCTCCCACGCCTTCCCCCGGGGATACCGCGTCCACCGGCCCTGCCAACCCGGGCACGGGTGAGTCGGCCCAGAACGAGAACACGCGGCTGAACTACACCCCGTGGGTAATCGCCGGCGTGGCCGTCCTGGTGGTCATTGCCATCGTGGTCTTCCGGCGCCGCCGCAACACCACGATCGTGGGCTAG
- a CDS encoding class I SAM-dependent methyltransferase produces the protein MIPKLVRLSRNAPKDRHKAWDTYWAGIRATGPGGEVLWDSGSDHEFHGYTDSLLRHLDPALPVVDTGCGHGSFTRALAAVFPNVIGVDVSRHAVARARAESAGNSNTSFEARDMTADGAGSALADSIGAGVDGANVFIRGVLHVLDPDHQTALVENLRHLAGRRGTVFMAETNFQGNPVEYVSHLGATTRGIPAPLELAIRGLPMPGHFGPEERERAFPASAWELLEDGHVAIETNPATGVPGQDRVPGYYAVVRPLR, from the coding sequence ATGATCCCCAAACTCGTCAGGCTCTCGCGGAACGCCCCGAAGGACCGGCACAAGGCATGGGACACCTACTGGGCCGGCATCAGGGCCACCGGACCGGGCGGCGAGGTCCTGTGGGACTCGGGCAGCGACCACGAGTTCCATGGCTACACGGACAGCCTCCTGCGCCACCTTGACCCCGCACTTCCCGTGGTGGACACCGGCTGCGGCCACGGCAGTTTCACCCGGGCACTCGCCGCGGTCTTTCCCAACGTCATTGGCGTGGATGTCTCGCGGCACGCTGTTGCCCGGGCGCGGGCCGAGTCGGCAGGAAACAGCAATACATCTTTTGAAGCACGGGACATGACGGCGGACGGTGCCGGATCAGCCCTGGCCGACTCCATCGGCGCCGGCGTGGACGGTGCCAACGTTTTCATCCGCGGCGTGCTGCATGTCCTCGACCCGGACCACCAAACAGCACTCGTCGAGAACCTGCGGCACCTTGCAGGCCGCCGCGGCACTGTTTTCATGGCCGAAACCAATTTCCAGGGAAACCCGGTGGAGTACGTGTCCCACCTCGGAGCCACCACCCGCGGCATTCCGGCGCCGCTGGAGCTTGCCATCCGCGGACTTCCGATGCCGGGGCACTTTGGGCCCGAAGAGCGTGAACGGGCGTTTCCGGCGTCGGCCTGGGAACTCCTGGAGGACGGGCACGTAGCCATCGAAACCAACCCGGCCACCGGTGTCCCGGGACAGGACCGGGTGCCCGGCTACTACGCGGTGGTCCGGCCCCTCCGATAA
- a CDS encoding DUF6328 family protein, producing the protein MSEVEDYTGRTGRNETREEQLDRNWAELLQELRVLQTGVQILAGFLLTLPFQQRFEMLDDWEVGLYLVNVVIAALTTAFILLPVSVHRRLFRKRLKEMLVSSADTITKIALAGIALLSAGTAALVFDVAAGRSAGVAAGGALLGVMVVMLVFVPLRLNKLASGRLLPTEKAKEE; encoded by the coding sequence ATGTCCGAAGTTGAGGACTACACGGGCCGGACGGGACGGAACGAAACCCGCGAGGAGCAGCTGGACCGCAACTGGGCGGAACTCCTGCAGGAGCTGCGTGTGCTGCAGACCGGGGTGCAGATCCTGGCCGGCTTCCTGCTGACGCTTCCGTTCCAGCAGCGGTTTGAAATGCTGGATGACTGGGAGGTTGGCCTCTACCTGGTCAACGTGGTGATCGCCGCACTGACCACGGCCTTCATCCTCCTCCCCGTCAGCGTGCACCGGCGCCTTTTCCGCAAACGGCTCAAGGAAATGCTGGTGTCCAGCGCCGACACCATCACCAAGATTGCCCTGGCCGGCATTGCCCTGCTCAGCGCAGGAACCGCGGCCCTGGTGTTCGACGTGGCAGCCGGAAGGTCCGCAGGGGTCGCCGCCGGCGGCGCGCTGCTGGGCGTCATGGTGGTCATGCTGGTATTCGTCCCGCTCCGGCTGAACAAGCTGGCCTCGGGGCGGCTCCTTCCCACGGAGAAGGCCAAGGAGGAATAA
- a CDS encoding DUF6480 family protein, translating into MSTYHPENDPANPDRPGKDDVGAAQPHLAEQRSAESGGSPNPDPAEGNVTGLEPGGGVPPGETPPAEDQMSRDQGHSE; encoded by the coding sequence ATGAGCACTTACCATCCGGAAAATGACCCTGCCAACCCCGACCGTCCCGGGAAGGACGACGTTGGTGCGGCACAGCCGCACCTGGCGGAGCAGCGCAGTGCGGAATCGGGCGGGTCGCCCAACCCGGATCCTGCCGAGGGCAACGTGACCGGACTGGAACCGGGCGGAGGAGTGCCTCCGGGGGAGACGCCGCCGGCCGAAGACCAGATGAGCAGGGACCAGGGCCACTCCGAATAG
- a CDS encoding EAL domain-containing protein, which translates to MSVRVQAWGIIAAVLADTDPAGAAVRQRLSNSLDENPGVPERALLEYLLETRRSDANTVETLETAREMRLTPPALPPQFAEQLDAIRSMSRISALLENRMLMTAFQPIYGLGGKTVVGAEALSRFVSDDGAAAELWFAEAAAVGLGANLEFSALGSAAAAARALPENLYVSLNISPTSCLDPRLPELFEHIELPIDRVVLELTADVPEEEYLQFISAINPLREEGLRIAVDDTHSGAGALSRMIHLRPDFLKVGRNVIADVDKDGLQHALAACLVDFTDKIGVTLVAEGIETVGELKALTELGISAGQGYLLGRPSVRPQDWASWNTRLDLDGLERQLAGRGELRSRQGKTAS; encoded by the coding sequence ATGTCGGTTCGGGTACAGGCATGGGGAATCATCGCTGCCGTCCTGGCGGATACGGATCCTGCGGGAGCCGCCGTCCGGCAGCGGCTGAGCAACAGCCTCGACGAGAATCCCGGCGTGCCGGAGCGGGCGTTGCTGGAGTATCTGCTGGAAACCCGGCGGAGCGATGCCAATACGGTGGAAACGCTGGAAACGGCCAGGGAGATGCGCCTCACGCCGCCCGCGCTGCCGCCGCAGTTCGCAGAGCAGCTGGACGCCATCCGGAGCATGTCCCGGATCAGCGCCTTGCTCGAAAACCGGATGCTCATGACCGCGTTCCAGCCCATCTACGGGCTGGGGGGAAAAACCGTGGTGGGTGCAGAAGCGCTGTCCCGCTTCGTCAGCGACGACGGGGCGGCGGCCGAGCTGTGGTTCGCTGAGGCCGCGGCCGTGGGGCTTGGAGCAAACCTTGAGTTTTCCGCGCTCGGGTCCGCCGCAGCGGCCGCCCGCGCCCTGCCAGAGAACCTTTATGTTTCCCTGAACATTTCGCCCACATCCTGCCTTGACCCGCGGCTGCCGGAACTGTTCGAGCACATTGAGCTTCCCATCGACAGGGTGGTGCTGGAATTGACTGCGGATGTTCCGGAAGAGGAATACCTGCAGTTTATTTCCGCAATCAATCCGCTCCGGGAAGAGGGGCTGCGGATCGCGGTCGATGACACCCATTCCGGCGCCGGGGCCCTCAGCCGCATGATCCACCTGCGGCCCGATTTCCTCAAGGTGGGCCGCAACGTCATCGCGGACGTGGACAAGGACGGACTGCAGCACGCCCTTGCGGCCTGCCTGGTGGACTTCACTGACAAGATCGGCGTTACCTTGGTGGCCGAAGGCATTGAAACAGTGGGAGAACTGAAGGCGCTGACCGAACTGGGCATCAGCGCCGGCCAGGGTTACCTGCTGGGCCGGCCTTCCGTCCGGCCCCAGGACTGGGCCAGCTGGAACACGCGCCTGGACCTGGACGGCCTCGAGCGCCAGCTGGCCGGCCGGGGCGAGCTGCGGAGCCGGCAGGGCAAAACAGCTTCCTGA
- a CDS encoding DUF6766 family protein: MRKWAKEHGLLLANAGLFVAFFIGMILSGAASYSEEQQTHGEPAVSVFQFLGTGAFVEATFENWESEFLQMAMYVVLTVFLFQKGSSESKPMGKRAPQDEDPGEAGIRRATPWPIRRGGVALKVYQHSLSIMFFVLFLASFLLHAAGGADEYNQDQQSHGQPTITFLQYLATSRFWFESFQNWQSEFLAVAVLVGASVYLREKGSPESKPVAEPHYETGA; this comes from the coding sequence ATGCGCAAGTGGGCCAAAGAACATGGGCTGCTGCTGGCCAACGCAGGCCTCTTCGTTGCGTTTTTCATCGGCATGATCCTTTCCGGCGCCGCCTCCTACAGTGAGGAGCAGCAGACCCACGGAGAGCCTGCCGTCTCGGTTTTCCAGTTCCTGGGAACAGGCGCCTTCGTGGAGGCCACCTTTGAGAACTGGGAATCGGAATTCCTGCAGATGGCCATGTACGTGGTCCTTACGGTGTTCCTTTTCCAAAAGGGCTCATCCGAGTCCAAGCCGATGGGCAAGAGGGCGCCGCAGGACGAAGACCCCGGGGAAGCCGGTATCCGCAGGGCCACGCCGTGGCCCATCCGGCGCGGCGGAGTGGCCCTCAAGGTGTACCAGCACTCCCTGTCGATCATGTTCTTCGTGTTGTTCCTGGCGTCGTTCCTCCTGCACGCCGCAGGCGGCGCGGACGAATACAACCAGGACCAGCAAAGCCACGGCCAGCCCACCATCACGTTCCTGCAGTACCTGGCCACCAGCCGCTTCTGGTTCGAGTCCTTCCAGAACTGGCAGAGCGAGTTCCTGGCCGTTGCGGTCCTGGTGGGCGCGTCGGTCTACCTACGGGAAAAGGGGTCCCCGGAATCCAAACCTGTCGCAGAACCCCACTACGAGACCGGCGCCTGA
- a CDS encoding putative bifunctional diguanylate cyclase/phosphodiesterase translates to MFADDDPRLSQLLEGIVRLASGDLTSRIEVSPARDELDAIIMGTNLLAEDLQVIYEELEQRVQVRTQLLHEAHLEMQKMAMQDPLTGLANRSALIEALRAALAARAGADREPAGEGPAILLMDLDAFKSINDSMGHTAGDQVLVTVGERLRNAVRLTDVVARLGGDEFAIVMPSASADQAALVAHRILASLNEPIELPGRSVRCGASIGLSVGSEGQSPEDMLMEADVAMYASKAEGQNRLHRFEPALLLMRRLRSQLVDDLRAAIKSDALTLHYQPVVELATGRIEGVEALVRWNHPTRGFIMPDEFIPLAEEAGLISELGLWVLRTAVKQLRAWTDASLVDSSFSVRINISATDLQSLQFIEDVRNTLQETGVRPEQVVLELTEVAIVKGNELDRYSLGGLRGLGVGIEIDDFGTGYSSISYLRRLPVDRVKVDRSLITGLESDPSQPALVAAVLQLVRACGLEAVWEGVETAEQAEILRDLGCRSAQGYYFSRPVPPEQIPELLADQQESANP, encoded by the coding sequence ATGTTTGCCGACGACGACCCCCGGCTTTCCCAGCTGCTGGAAGGCATTGTCCGGCTTGCCTCCGGCGACCTCACCTCACGCATCGAGGTGTCACCGGCCCGCGATGAGCTGGACGCGATCATCATGGGCACCAATCTGCTGGCAGAGGACCTGCAGGTCATTTATGAAGAACTCGAGCAGCGGGTCCAGGTCCGGACCCAACTCCTGCACGAGGCACACCTCGAAATGCAGAAGATGGCCATGCAGGACCCGTTGACAGGCCTGGCCAACCGCTCGGCGCTGATCGAGGCCCTTCGCGCCGCCCTGGCAGCACGTGCCGGGGCGGACCGTGAACCGGCGGGGGAAGGTCCGGCCATCCTGCTCATGGACCTGGACGCGTTCAAGTCCATCAACGACAGCATGGGGCACACGGCCGGAGACCAGGTGCTGGTGACTGTAGGTGAAAGGCTGCGGAACGCCGTCAGGCTGACCGACGTGGTTGCCCGCCTGGGCGGGGACGAGTTCGCGATCGTCATGCCCTCGGCGTCGGCGGACCAGGCTGCCCTCGTGGCCCACCGGATCCTGGCGTCGCTCAATGAGCCCATCGAGCTTCCCGGCCGCAGTGTCCGCTGCGGTGCCAGCATCGGGCTCAGTGTGGGCAGCGAAGGCCAGAGCCCGGAGGACATGCTGATGGAGGCCGACGTCGCCATGTACGCCTCCAAGGCTGAGGGGCAGAACAGGCTGCACCGGTTCGAGCCGGCGCTGCTGCTGATGCGGCGGCTCCGGAGCCAGCTCGTGGACGACCTGAGGGCTGCCATCAAGAGTGACGCCCTGACTCTGCACTACCAGCCGGTGGTGGAGCTTGCCACCGGACGGATCGAAGGGGTGGAGGCGCTGGTCCGGTGGAACCACCCCACGCGCGGTTTCATCATGCCTGATGAGTTCATCCCCCTGGCCGAGGAAGCAGGGCTGATCTCCGAACTGGGCCTCTGGGTGCTCCGGACCGCGGTGAAGCAGCTTCGGGCCTGGACCGACGCGTCCCTGGTGGACAGCAGTTTTTCGGTGCGAATCAACATCTCCGCCACCGACCTGCAGAGCCTGCAGTTCATTGAGGACGTGCGCAACACGCTCCAGGAGACGGGGGTCAGGCCGGAGCAGGTGGTCCTGGAACTGACGGAAGTGGCCATCGTCAAAGGCAACGAGTTGGACCGGTATTCGCTGGGCGGGCTCCGCGGGCTGGGCGTGGGGATCGAGATTGACGACTTCGGTACCGGCTACTCCTCCATCAGCTACCTCCGCCGGCTGCCGGTGGACCGGGTCAAGGTGGACCGGTCGCTGATCACCGGGCTTGAGAGCGACCCAAGCCAGCCGGCCCTGGTGGCGGCGGTCCTGCAACTGGTCCGGGCCTGCGGGCTGGAAGCGGTGTGGGAAGGCGTTGAGACGGCGGAGCAGGCGGAGATCCTGCGGGACCTGGGCTGCCGCAGCGCCCAGGGCTACTACTTCAGCCGGCCCGTTCCACCGGAGCAGATTCCGGAACTGCTCGCTGACCAGCAGGAAAGCGCTAACCCGTAG
- a CDS encoding SDR family oxidoreductase, translating to MSDTDKQTDQPKDPRGGYHSGPFPEQEQKQPGLTAPMDPKPDHGEHSYKGNGKLEGKAALITGGDSGIGKAAAIAFAREGADVAISYLPEEEDDAQDTAEWIRKAGRRALLLPGEGREEEFSTRIVEETVSEFGRLDVLVLNAAYQKNRESLDTLPTEEFDRVFRTNLYSLLWSARAAVPHLKAGASIITTASIQAFNPSPGLIDYAMTKAAQVAFTKALAQELGPKGIRVNAVAPGPIWTPLIPATEWPDKLPSFGQDTPLERAGQPAELAAAYVLLASEDGSYISGAVLPVTGGKGL from the coding sequence ATGAGCGACACGGACAAGCAAACGGACCAGCCGAAAGATCCGCGCGGGGGCTACCACTCGGGCCCGTTCCCTGAGCAGGAACAGAAACAGCCCGGACTCACGGCGCCCATGGACCCGAAACCGGACCACGGGGAGCACAGCTACAAGGGGAACGGCAAGCTCGAAGGAAAAGCGGCGCTCATCACCGGCGGGGACTCCGGCATCGGCAAGGCAGCGGCCATCGCCTTTGCCCGCGAAGGGGCCGACGTCGCCATCTCGTACCTTCCCGAGGAGGAAGACGACGCCCAGGACACCGCGGAGTGGATCCGGAAAGCAGGACGGCGCGCTCTCCTGTTGCCCGGCGAGGGGCGCGAAGAGGAGTTCAGCACCCGCATCGTGGAGGAGACGGTGTCCGAATTCGGCCGTCTCGATGTCCTGGTGCTGAATGCGGCGTACCAGAAGAACCGCGAGAGCCTGGACACGCTTCCCACAGAGGAGTTTGACCGGGTCTTCCGGACCAACCTGTACTCGCTGCTTTGGTCGGCACGGGCCGCGGTGCCGCACCTCAAGGCGGGAGCCTCGATCATCACCACGGCCTCCATCCAGGCCTTCAATCCCTCGCCCGGGCTCATCGACTACGCCATGACCAAGGCCGCGCAGGTGGCATTCACCAAGGCACTGGCCCAGGAGCTCGGACCCAAGGGGATCCGCGTCAACGCAGTGGCGCCCGGCCCCATCTGGACGCCCCTGATCCCCGCCACCGAGTGGCCGGACAAGCTCCCGTCCTTCGGGCAGGACACTCCGTTGGAGCGCGCGGGTCAGCCCGCCGAGCTCGCGGCGGCCTACGTGCTGCTCGCATCCGAGGACGGGTCCTACATTTCCGGGGCAGTCCTGCCCGTCACCGGCGGCAAGGGGCTTTAG
- a CDS encoding ATP-binding protein produces the protein MYSTGREGSTVTAVPSDVPLPRTAVVADPDAGRLATNAQALRDAGYSVFEATNAEGLAAVLRATEPSVVVADAVLSTALPNVPSAAPVLVMVDLDDPQEIAAANPPGIHDCITKPPAPRELVHRASVLIEQVSRRRASREDAEGLRGQLREVSAAVRATNDPQEIATHVVNGFGRTFRADHVVLATFEDHRVPVITAAWRRPGLAELPHDALPGEDEARAAADALWAGTETLSAEGNDAGPGPDEKPVAAVAGAASTLAVPIGEGNSSLGIIWIAMMDRPRTWSSAELGLIQHVAGNAAYGLIQSHLISSQQQVVKQLRELDKAKTDFLATVNHELRTPLTSIMAYLDMIQESTEHPVSREVHQMLDIVVRNTERLRTLIEDMLSVSRGGLDSMEMHLAPVRLGQTLDLVAAALRPLATLQNVTIDVDPVPEDPEILADEVQLQQVFTNLVSNAIKFTPKGGRIEVGSEAHAAEDGSKWATVRIADTGIGISSDEINHVFTRFYRASNAMNGAIPGTGLGLAISKDIVDRHGGRIDVHSTLGAGTTVTVSLPLGTDRVQAN, from the coding sequence ATGTACTCAACTGGGAGGGAAGGGAGCACTGTGACGGCCGTGCCGAGTGACGTCCCCCTGCCCCGCACCGCCGTCGTGGCTGATCCAGACGCCGGCCGGCTGGCCACCAACGCCCAGGCACTGCGCGATGCCGGGTACAGCGTCTTCGAAGCAACCAACGCCGAGGGCCTTGCTGCCGTGCTCCGCGCCACCGAACCGTCCGTCGTCGTCGCCGACGCCGTCCTGTCCACAGCACTGCCGAATGTCCCGTCCGCGGCCCCCGTCCTGGTGATGGTCGACCTGGACGACCCGCAGGAGATCGCCGCGGCCAACCCGCCAGGCATCCACGACTGCATCACCAAGCCCCCGGCCCCGCGGGAGCTGGTCCACCGCGCCTCAGTCCTCATTGAGCAGGTGTCCCGGCGCCGTGCCTCCCGCGAGGATGCAGAGGGGCTCCGCGGGCAGTTGCGCGAAGTTTCTGCCGCAGTACGCGCCACCAACGACCCTCAGGAAATCGCCACCCACGTTGTCAACGGGTTCGGCCGGACCTTCAGGGCGGACCACGTGGTCCTGGCTACCTTCGAGGACCACCGCGTCCCTGTGATCACTGCCGCTTGGCGCCGGCCAGGCCTGGCAGAGCTGCCCCACGATGCCCTTCCCGGCGAGGATGAGGCCCGGGCCGCGGCGGACGCGCTCTGGGCCGGGACGGAGACGCTCTCCGCCGAGGGAAACGATGCCGGGCCCGGGCCCGACGAAAAGCCTGTGGCCGCCGTCGCCGGCGCCGCCTCCACCTTGGCGGTCCCCATCGGTGAAGGAAACTCCTCCCTGGGCATCATCTGGATCGCCATGATGGACCGGCCCCGCACCTGGTCCAGTGCTGAACTGGGGCTGATCCAGCACGTGGCCGGCAACGCCGCCTACGGCCTGATCCAGAGCCACCTGATCAGCAGCCAGCAGCAGGTGGTGAAGCAACTGCGGGAACTCGACAAAGCCAAAACGGACTTCCTGGCCACGGTGAACCACGAGCTGCGTACGCCCCTGACCTCGATCATGGCGTACCTGGACATGATCCAGGAAAGCACCGAGCACCCGGTGTCCAGGGAAGTCCACCAGATGCTGGACATCGTGGTCCGCAATACCGAGCGGCTGCGGACCCTCATCGAGGATATGCTCAGCGTCTCGCGAGGCGGGCTGGACAGCATGGAGATGCACTTGGCGCCGGTGCGCCTGGGGCAGACCCTGGACCTGGTGGCCGCGGCGCTTCGGCCGCTGGCCACGCTGCAGAACGTCACCATCGATGTGGACCCGGTGCCGGAGGACCCCGAAATCCTTGCCGATGAGGTGCAGCTGCAGCAGGTGTTCACCAACCTCGTGTCCAACGCCATCAAGTTCACGCCCAAAGGCGGACGGATCGAGGTGGGCAGCGAAGCCCACGCCGCGGAGGACGGCTCCAAATGGGCCACCGTGCGCATCGCCGACACTGGCATCGGCATTTCGAGCGATGAAATCAACCACGTGTTCACCCGCTTCTACCGGGCCTCCAACGCCATGAACGGCGCCATTCCGGGGACAGGGCTTGGCCTTGCGATCTCCAAGGACATCGTGGACCGCCACGGCGGGCGGATCGACGTCCACTCCACCCTGGGTGCAGGCACCACGGTTACCGTCAGCCTGCCGCTCGGAACTGACCGCGTGCAGGCCAACTAG
- a CDS encoding glycerate kinase, whose protein sequence is MRILIAPDKFKGSLTAAEAAAAMAEGALRVYPDAVATQFPIADGGEGTLEAAVAAGYEERLNAVVGPILAPLGAAWAVHKAGDGKVTAVIETAQASGLADMEPTPANSLRAHSYGCGQLIAAALDAGATEIVLGLGGSAMTDGGSGALRALGLKPLDSAGNVVPLGGGSLADVVALDQSGLDPRLSATRFRIAVDVQNPLYGPEGAAHVFGPQKGADPDSVEMLDAGLRNWASVLREATGRDVNVPGAGAAGGFPASFLAFTNATLEGGFALVAGLTGLDGQLAQADLVITGEGSMDSQSLTGKAPIALADAARERGIPVIVVAGRILVTLEDLAVHGVVGAAQLLDVASSPEDAVANAGKYLAWATSQVLEGA, encoded by the coding sequence ATGCGCATTCTTATTGCTCCGGACAAGTTCAAGGGCTCCCTGACCGCGGCTGAGGCCGCTGCAGCTATGGCTGAAGGGGCACTGCGGGTGTACCCGGACGCCGTCGCCACCCAGTTTCCCATCGCCGACGGCGGGGAAGGCACCCTGGAAGCGGCTGTCGCGGCAGGCTACGAGGAGCGGCTGAACGCGGTGGTTGGCCCCATCCTCGCCCCGCTGGGAGCAGCCTGGGCCGTTCACAAGGCCGGCGACGGCAAGGTGACAGCAGTGATCGAGACGGCACAGGCTTCCGGCCTGGCCGACATGGAACCGACCCCGGCAAATTCACTGCGCGCCCACAGCTACGGCTGCGGCCAGCTCATCGCAGCGGCCCTGGACGCCGGTGCCACCGAGATCGTCCTCGGCCTGGGCGGCTCGGCCATGACGGACGGCGGCAGCGGCGCCCTGCGCGCCCTGGGCCTGAAGCCCCTGGACTCAGCCGGCAACGTGGTGCCGCTCGGCGGGGGATCGTTGGCCGACGTCGTCGCCCTGGATCAGAGCGGGCTGGACCCGCGGCTCTCCGCCACCAGGTTCCGCATCGCCGTGGATGTCCAGAATCCGCTGTACGGGCCCGAAGGCGCCGCGCACGTTTTTGGCCCCCAGAAGGGTGCCGACCCGGACAGCGTGGAGATGCTCGACGCCGGGCTGCGCAACTGGGCGTCAGTGCTGCGGGAAGCGACCGGCCGGGACGTGAACGTCCCCGGCGCAGGCGCCGCCGGCGGCTTCCCGGCGTCGTTCCTTGCCTTCACCAACGCCACGCTGGAAGGCGGCTTCGCGCTGGTGGCCGGGCTGACCGGACTGGACGGGCAGCTGGCGCAGGCGGACCTGGTGATCACCGGCGAGGGGTCCATGGACTCCCAGTCGCTTACCGGCAAGGCCCCGATCGCGCTCGCGGATGCTGCCAGGGAGCGCGGAATTCCCGTGATCGTGGTGGCCGGCAGGATTCTGGTGACCCTTGAGGACCTCGCGGTCCACGGCGTGGTGGGGGCCGCACAGTTGCTGGACGTGGCCTCCAGCCCGGAAGACGCGGTGGCCAACGCCGGCAAGTACCTGGCCTGGGCTACAAGCCAGGTGCTCGAGGGCGCCTAG
- a CDS encoding SDR family oxidoreductase produces the protein MPDTSKFAPATAIVTASDSGIGKATAVALARAGMDVGVTWHSDKEGAEETAQEIRGLGRKAVVRQLDTSELHAAAGVIDELADELGGLDVFVNNAGTGASTKFLDMGIDDWMQILNTNLNGAFVCLQAAARRMVKAGKGGRLVAVSSVHEFQPRVGSSAYDASKHGLGGLMKTLALELGQYGITANTVAPGEIATPMTGQEDEDPTKAERPGVPLGRPGNAWEIANVIAFLASPASSYVTGAAWVVDGGMLQMGPQAGSHLTSNDWREA, from the coding sequence ATGCCGGACACCAGCAAATTCGCCCCCGCCACCGCCATTGTCACCGCGTCCGATTCGGGAATCGGAAAAGCCACGGCCGTGGCGCTCGCCCGCGCCGGGATGGACGTTGGGGTCACTTGGCACTCCGACAAGGAGGGTGCGGAAGAAACCGCCCAGGAAATCCGCGGCCTGGGGCGGAAGGCGGTGGTCCGGCAGTTGGACACCAGCGAACTGCACGCCGCGGCAGGGGTCATCGATGAACTCGCTGACGAACTGGGCGGCCTGGACGTGTTCGTCAACAACGCGGGCACGGGTGCGAGCACCAAGTTCCTGGATATGGGCATCGACGACTGGATGCAGATCCTGAACACGAATCTCAACGGCGCCTTCGTCTGCCTGCAGGCCGCGGCCAGGCGCATGGTCAAGGCAGGCAAGGGCGGAAGGCTTGTAGCCGTGTCCAGCGTGCATGAGTTCCAGCCGCGTGTGGGCTCGTCCGCCTACGATGCGTCCAAGCACGGCCTGGGCGGCCTGATGAAGACCCTGGCCCTGGAGCTGGGTCAATACGGCATCACGGCCAACACGGTGGCCCCCGGTGAGATCGCCACGCCCATGACGGGGCAGGAAGACGAGGACCCGACGAAGGCGGAGCGGCCCGGGGTGCCGCTGGGCCGGCCGGGAAACGCCTGGGAGATCGCCAACGTCATCGCGTTCCTGGCCTCGCCCGCTTCCAGTTACGTCACCGGCGCGGCCTGGGTGGTTGACGGCGGGATGCTCCAGATGGGCCCGCAGGCCGGCTCGCACCTCACCAGCAACGACTGGCGGGAAGCCTAG
- a CDS encoding glycosyltransferase → MRFSEQWAQQQDRPDTTAVDVLVPTCNRPAELAVTLAGLAAQQEPAFAVVVSDQSAGQPAWQHPAAAAMVRVLEAQGRPVTLLRHLPRKGLAEHRQYLLDQSTADQCLFLDDDVWLEPGALARLSQALDELQCGFVGMAPQGLSFLDDRRPQQMANFKAWDGPVTPERVRPGTPEFEQWPLHSAANLSHLSAELSLQPGQWVPYHVAWLGGCVLYRREALNDAGGFRFWASLPADHAGEDVVAQWRVMEQFGGAGILPSGAVHLESPTTVTDRRVEAYDVVLSQESARTP, encoded by the coding sequence ATGAGGTTTTCGGAGCAGTGGGCGCAGCAACAGGACCGGCCGGACACGACGGCGGTGGATGTCCTGGTGCCCACGTGCAACCGGCCGGCCGAACTCGCCGTCACCCTCGCGGGGCTGGCCGCGCAGCAGGAGCCCGCGTTCGCCGTCGTGGTCAGCGACCAGTCAGCGGGGCAGCCCGCGTGGCAACACCCGGCCGCCGCAGCGATGGTGCGGGTGCTTGAGGCGCAGGGCAGGCCCGTTACCCTGCTCCGCCACCTCCCGCGGAAAGGCCTGGCCGAACACCGGCAGTACCTGCTGGACCAGTCCACCGCGGACCAGTGCCTTTTCCTGGACGACGATGTCTGGCTGGAACCGGGCGCGCTGGCACGGCTGAGCCAGGCACTCGACGAACTTCAGTGCGGCTTCGTTGGAATGGCTCCCCAGGGGCTGTCCTTCCTGGATGACCGGAGGCCGCAGCAAATGGCGAACTTCAAAGCTTGGGACGGCCCCGTGACGCCGGAGCGGGTCCGTCCGGGCACCCCGGAATTCGAACAATGGCCGCTGCACAGCGCCGCAAACCTCAGCCACCTCAGCGCCGAACTGTCCCTGCAGCCTGGCCAGTGGGTGCCCTACCACGTGGCGTGGCTGGGCGGCTGCGTGCTCTACCGCAGGGAAGCACTGAACGACGCCGGCGGGTTCCGTTTCTGGGCCAGCCTCCCCGCAGACCATGCGGGGGAGGACGTGGTGGCGCAGTGGCGGGTCATGGAACAGTTCGGCGGGGCGGGCATCCTGCCCTCCGGCGCAGTCCACCTGGAATCACCCACCACCGTGACGGACCGGCGGGTGGAGGCGTACGACGTCGTCCTTAGCCAGGAGTCCGCGCGGACTCCTTAG